In the genome of Entelurus aequoreus isolate RoL-2023_Sb linkage group LG08, RoL_Eaeq_v1.1, whole genome shotgun sequence, one region contains:
- the prodh2 gene encoding hydroxyproline dehydrogenase isoform X1 codes for MMSTCLRSSRLYSLSVRLMATASHRMVVTDKSPDLLAASLAFEDPRAFQVKSTGELIRALGVFRLCSFPVLVNNCDKLMSVARTILGRRLFSLLLRPTVYAQFVAGENEKEISKSMEKMSLLGLRPMLAVPIEEDLGESTGEKRYNDNMEAMLECVRMSHSNAWSKDPMMQLKVTALLSPELCVKLTTIISKQPYDLDLLVRAMNGETVNFPGLEESEAAHFQCSLRRLKQIAQASVNKVRVLVDAEYTYMNPALTLVTMAMMKKFNKDGAWIWNTYQCYLKETRTLLLEALAQSKDGGFCLGVKLVRGAYMDKERKLAMREGRPDPVQDCWEDTNNNYNSLLEVMLKVIAQDPESYRIIVATHNEESVKRAAEGVEELGIDKYGGSVCFGQLLGMCDHVSLTLAKEGYAVYKSVPYGSVDDTLPYLVRRAQENRTVLQGIRKERDLLRQEFLRRLKRSS; via the exons ATGATGTCTACTTGCCTGCGCAGCTCACGCCTGTACAGTCTCTCTGTGAGGCTTATGGCCACAGCCTCCCACAGGATGGTGGTTACGGACAAGTCGCCTGACCTCCTGGCCGCCTCTTTGGCCTTTGAGGATCCCAGAGCATTCCAGGTGAAGAGCACGGGCGAGTTAATACGTGCTCTGGGTGTATTCCGCCTTTGCTCCTTCCCTGTCTTGGTGAACAACTGTGACAAG CTGATGTCCGTGGCTCGCACCATTCTGGGTAGGCGCCTGTTCTCCTTGCTGCTCAGGCCCACAGTCTACGCTCAGTTTGTGGCCGGAGAGAACGAGAAGGAGATCTCCAAGTCCATGGAGAAGATGAGCCTGCTGGGACTGAGGCCCATGCTGGCCGTCCCCATCGAGGAGGATCTTGGGGAGAGTACAGG AGAGAAGCGATATAACGACAACATGGAGGCCATGTTAGAATGCGTGCGCATGTCACACAGCAATGCCTGGAGCAAAGATCCCATGATGCAGCTGAAGGTCACGGCGCTGCTCAGCCCTGAACTGTGT GTCAAACTCACCACCATCATTTCCAAACAACCCTACGACCTTGACCTTCTGGTCAGAGCCATGAATGGAGAG ACTGTCAACTTCCCCGGTTTGGAAGAGAGTGAGGCGGCGCACTTTCAATGTAGCCTGCGGCGACTCAAGCAAATAGCCCAG GCTAGCGTCAACAAGGTGCGCGTCCTGGTTGATGCAGAATACACCTACATGAACCCAGCACTGACCCTGGTTACCATGGCGATGATGAAGAAGTTCAACAAAGATGGCGCCTGGATTTGGAATACGTACCAGTGTTACCTGAAG GAGACTCGGACTCTCCTGCTGGAGGCCCTTGCTCAGTCCAAGGATGGAGGTTTCTGTCTGGGGGTAAAACTGGTGAGAGGAGCTTACATGGACAAAGAGAGGAAGCTCGCAATGAGAGAAGGTCGCCCGGATCCCGTTCAAGACTGCTGGGAGGACACAAATAACAA TTATAACAGCTTGCTAGAGGTGATGCTGAAAGTCATCGCCCAGGACCCTGAAAGCTACAGGATCATAGTGGCCACGCACAATGAAGAGTCAGTGAAGCGAGCGGCCGAAGG GGTTGAAGAACTAGGCATTGACAAATATGGCGGCTCCGTGTGTTTTGGTCAGCTTTTGGGAATGTGTGATCATGTCTCCCTCACACTGG CTAAGGAAGGTTACGCCGTGTACAAGTCGGTACCTTACGGCTCGGTGGACGACACGCTGCCCTACCTGGTGCGTCGGGCTCAGGAGAACCGCACCGTGTTGCAGGGAATCCGAAAAGAGCGAGACCTTTTGAGGCAGGAGTTTCTCAGGAGACTCAAACGCTCAAGTTGA
- the prodh2 gene encoding hydroxyproline dehydrogenase isoform X2 gives MMSTCLRSSRLYSLSVRLMATASHRMVVTDKSPDLLAASLAFEDPRAFQLMSVARTILGRRLFSLLLRPTVYAQFVAGENEKEISKSMEKMSLLGLRPMLAVPIEEDLGESTGEKRYNDNMEAMLECVRMSHSNAWSKDPMMQLKVTALLSPELCVKLTTIISKQPYDLDLLVRAMNGETVNFPGLEESEAAHFQCSLRRLKQIAQASVNKVRVLVDAEYTYMNPALTLVTMAMMKKFNKDGAWIWNTYQCYLKETRTLLLEALAQSKDGGFCLGVKLVRGAYMDKERKLAMREGRPDPVQDCWEDTNNNYNSLLEVMLKVIAQDPESYRIIVATHNEESVKRAAEGVEELGIDKYGGSVCFGQLLGMCDHVSLTLAKEGYAVYKSVPYGSVDDTLPYLVRRAQENRTVLQGIRKERDLLRQEFLRRLKRSS, from the exons ATGATGTCTACTTGCCTGCGCAGCTCACGCCTGTACAGTCTCTCTGTGAGGCTTATGGCCACAGCCTCCCACAGGATGGTGGTTACGGACAAGTCGCCTGACCTCCTGGCCGCCTCTTTGGCCTTTGAGGATCCCAGAGCATTCCAG CTGATGTCCGTGGCTCGCACCATTCTGGGTAGGCGCCTGTTCTCCTTGCTGCTCAGGCCCACAGTCTACGCTCAGTTTGTGGCCGGAGAGAACGAGAAGGAGATCTCCAAGTCCATGGAGAAGATGAGCCTGCTGGGACTGAGGCCCATGCTGGCCGTCCCCATCGAGGAGGATCTTGGGGAGAGTACAGG AGAGAAGCGATATAACGACAACATGGAGGCCATGTTAGAATGCGTGCGCATGTCACACAGCAATGCCTGGAGCAAAGATCCCATGATGCAGCTGAAGGTCACGGCGCTGCTCAGCCCTGAACTGTGT GTCAAACTCACCACCATCATTTCCAAACAACCCTACGACCTTGACCTTCTGGTCAGAGCCATGAATGGAGAG ACTGTCAACTTCCCCGGTTTGGAAGAGAGTGAGGCGGCGCACTTTCAATGTAGCCTGCGGCGACTCAAGCAAATAGCCCAG GCTAGCGTCAACAAGGTGCGCGTCCTGGTTGATGCAGAATACACCTACATGAACCCAGCACTGACCCTGGTTACCATGGCGATGATGAAGAAGTTCAACAAAGATGGCGCCTGGATTTGGAATACGTACCAGTGTTACCTGAAG GAGACTCGGACTCTCCTGCTGGAGGCCCTTGCTCAGTCCAAGGATGGAGGTTTCTGTCTGGGGGTAAAACTGGTGAGAGGAGCTTACATGGACAAAGAGAGGAAGCTCGCAATGAGAGAAGGTCGCCCGGATCCCGTTCAAGACTGCTGGGAGGACACAAATAACAA TTATAACAGCTTGCTAGAGGTGATGCTGAAAGTCATCGCCCAGGACCCTGAAAGCTACAGGATCATAGTGGCCACGCACAATGAAGAGTCAGTGAAGCGAGCGGCCGAAGG GGTTGAAGAACTAGGCATTGACAAATATGGCGGCTCCGTGTGTTTTGGTCAGCTTTTGGGAATGTGTGATCATGTCTCCCTCACACTGG CTAAGGAAGGTTACGCCGTGTACAAGTCGGTACCTTACGGCTCGGTGGACGACACGCTGCCCTACCTGGTGCGTCGGGCTCAGGAGAACCGCACCGTGTTGCAGGGAATCCGAAAAGAGCGAGACCTTTTGAGGCAGGAGTTTCTCAGGAGACTCAAACGCTCAAGTTGA